A region of Pseudorasbora parva isolate DD20220531a chromosome 14, ASM2467924v1, whole genome shotgun sequence DNA encodes the following proteins:
- the LOC137039949 gene encoding uncharacterized protein isoform X3 encodes MKKMFLRLVLLCSCLWRLDEVFGSDPVHLVSVKKGDSVTLDSDLTEVKDYDLIQWMFGNTLIAEINKRADSFSVYDDVLDGRFRDRLKLDKQTGSLTITNTKTEHIGHYKVQMSGVRKRLKNLRLTVFVKISVNEGDSVTLDSDLTELKDDDLIQWRFKTLIAEINKRTDSFTVYDDDLDGRFRDRLKLDNQTGSLTITNITMKHAGDYDLKINGVWVEFYLTVIVSLMEGDSVTLDSELTQIENNVIQWRFGDHNTVIAQINYGTDRVSVYDNVLDGRFRDRLKLDNQTGSLTITNITTEHVGDYKLHINFWRRRSYFRFTVYAPLPVPVISSNSSN; translated from the exons ATGAAGAAAATGTTTCTCAGATTAGTTTTGCTCTGTTCGTGTTTGTGGCGTCTGGATG aaGTGTTCGGTAGTGATCCTGTTCATCTAGTGTCCGTGAAAAAGGGAGACTCAGTCACTCTAGACTCTGATCTCACTGAAGTGAAGGATTATGATCTGATTCAGTGGATGTTTGGAAACActttaatcgctgaaatcaaTAAACGGGCCGACAGCTTCTCTGTATATGATGATGTTCttgatgggagattcagagacagactgaagctggacaaacaaactggatctctgaccatcacaaacaccAAAACTGAACATATTGGACATTATAAAGTACAGATGAGCGGTGTGAGGAAGAGGTTGAAGAATTTACGTCTCACTGTCTTTG TAAAAATATCAGTGAATGAGGGAGATTCAGTCACTCTAGACTCTGATCTCACTGAACTGAAGGATGATGATCTGATTCAGTGGagatttaaaactttaattgcTGAAATCAATAAACGGACCGACAGCTTCACTGTATATGATGATGATCttgatgggagattcagagacagactgaagctggacaatcaaactggatctctgacaATCACAAACATTACAATGAAACATGCTGGAGATTATGATCTAAAGATCAACGGTGTGTGGGTTGAATTCTATCTCACTGTCATTG TGTCATTgatggagggagattcagtcacTCTAGACTCTGAGCTCACTCAAATAGAGAATAATGTGATTCAGTGGAGATTTGGAGATCATAACACTGTAATCGCTCAAATCAATTATGGGACTGACAGAGTCTCTGTATATGATAATGTTCttgatgggagattcagagacagactgaagctggacaatcaaactggatctctgaccatcacaaacatcacaactgaACATGTTGGAGATTATAAACTACACATCAACTTTTGGAGACGGCGTTCTTATTTTCGTTTcactgtctatg CTCCTCTGCCTGTTCCTGTCATCAGCAGTAACTCTTCAAACtga